gaagtgctccccaacaggaagagaacagtcttgcctggtgattgtcgaatggtgttcattcatccgttgtcgcagcgtctgcatagtttccccaatgtaccatgcctcgggacatcctttcttgcagcgtatcaggtagacaatgttggccgagttgcaagagtatgtaccgtgtacctggtggatggtgttctcacgtgagatgatggcatctgtgtcgatgatccggcacgtcttgcagaggttgctgtggcagggttgtgtggtgtcatggtcactgttcaactgaaggctgggtagtttgctgcggacaatggtctggttgtgcggttgtttgaaggcaagaagtgggcatgtggggatggccttggcgagatgttcgtcttcatcaatgacatgttgaaggctccggaggagatgccgtagcttctccgctccggggaagtactggacaacgaagggtactctgtccactgtgtcccgtgtttgtcttctgaggaggtcggtgcggtttttcgctgtggcgcgttggaactgttgatcaatgagtcgagcaccatatcctgttcttatgagggcatctttcagcgtctggaggtgtctgttgcgatcctcctcatccgagcagatcctgtgtatacggagggcttgtccgtaggggatggcttctttaacgtgtttagggtggaagctggagaagtggagcatcgtgaggttatccctgggcttgcggtacagtgaggtgctgaggtgaccgtccttaatggagatgcgtgtgtccaagaatgcaaccgattccggagagtacacCTCCACATCACTCTTTGAAAAGGCTAAATAAGGGTTTATAGACGGTAACTATTAAAAGAAAGTCTGATGGAAGTTTTCACACCAAATACTACTGCCAACCCTTCTTTCTCAAACTGAGAATACCTTTGGCCTGTGTCTGAAAAGGTCCTGGATGCATACGCAATGGGCTTTTCCATCTGGCTTTCCAGAAGAGTGACAGCACCACCCGAACCCATATGGGGAAGCGCCACCAGTCAACTTAAGGTCTTTCTCAGCATCAAAATAGGCCAATAGGTTAGATTACAGTAGCTGATGATCCAAAGGGAGAACTTATATTGACTGGTGGCGCTATGCCATTACTACCCTGTTAGTGCCATTTATGTGCTTTTTACTCCTGATGAGGTCAGTTGGAACTATAAGGTAGTTTGATTTGCTGCTTTGGCTGGAATCTCAAGCGTCCGGGAGACTGGAGACATGTGGCAATTAAGGCCCACTCAAATTATATTCATAAATTGAAAGAGATTTCATGACATGCATGTTCAGCTGGCCCACAACCACAGAAACATCATCATGCATCTGTGCAAGATTCTCAGGGATTTCCTCTGATGCTTTCATCCTGTGTCAATCAAGTCTCACTGAGA
This region of Mustelus asterias chromosome 19, sMusAst1.hap1.1, whole genome shotgun sequence genomic DNA includes:
- the LOC144507781 gene encoding uncharacterized protein LOC144507781, which translates into the protein MELKNDDQNFEEFHLDQPRGDRKKQENLKPEHSVQAADPMRGKCPPLVFYILLGLSILLSVVVLGTAVILFTGVSEKTSLSLAEPRTNISQLEDITQMLSKMKMSDTDLKMEISQLKSTVTGVSEKTSLSLAELRTNISQLEDNSELFSEMDFKMELSQMKQNVSELFREMKTADDDFKMEFTQLKRKFTEWSTKLAAIENKFQQQISGLQQNAFSKSDVEVYSPESVAFLDTRISIKDGHLSTSLYRKPRDNLTMLHFSSFHPKHVKEAIPYGQALRIHRICSDEEDRNRHLQTLKDALIRTGYGARLIDQQFQRATAKNRTDLLRRQTRDTVDRVPFVVQYFPGAEKLRHLLRSLQHVIDEDEHLAKAIPTCPLLAFKQPHNQTIVRSKLPSLQLNSDHDTTQPCHSNLCKTCRIIDTDAIISRENTIHQVHGTYSCNSANIVYLIRCKKGCPEAWYIGETMQTLRQRMNEHHSTITRQDCSLPVGEHFSGHGHSASDIRVSVLQGGLRDTRRRRVAEQKLIAKFCTHEDGLNRDIGFMSHYL